The bacterium genome segment ATCTGAAATAAAACCTTTTCTCGCACTCGAAACACAGGCTAATGTCTTTCCTTCTTCATCATTTATGATTTGGGCATAAATGTGTTTCAAGCTCCGATGGACACTAAGTCTTGGTCTTTCATAAGTACCAAATATCTTTCTTCTTGTTCGATGTCTTCTTTTTAATCTTAGCTCTTTTTTATCTTTTATATTCATAATTTACCTTTATGTTATTGGGG includes the following:
- the rplR gene encoding 50S ribosomal protein L18, giving the protein MMNIKDKKELRLKRRHRTRRKIFGTYERPRLSVHRSLKHIYAQIINDEEGKTLACVSSARKGFISDSMKKIDVAKKIGSLIAQLSIEKGIKKVVFDRGGYPYHGRIKALAEAAREGGLEV